One Methylosarcina fibrata AML-C10 DNA segment encodes these proteins:
- a CDS encoding EAL domain-containing protein, translated as MGSEQDYPPFSTGMTDETAGGFTVDLWKSVAAEVGLKYSIHVRPFRQILKEFKEGKVDVLINLARSRERSLFADFTVPHVIVHGAIFVRKGETGIRSEKDFAGKSLIVLNADLAHDYAVSKGWGKQLILVDTSAEGMNLLASGKHDAMLLSKLAGQQTLQALKLTNVEPLKVKAGFSQKFAFAVPKGQSELLALINEGLALTKANGRYNELYDKWFGVYEHKEDGLSDLLGYLLPLTGMFLTITGYLYYRRQLLFTDITQMREHQEQLEQFAHYDALTALPNRVLLADRLQQAMIRNMRNNTSLAVVFLDLDGFKQVNDKHGHNLGDQLLVALTHRMKDALREGDTLARFGGDEFVAVLVDLERPQDCQPVLSRLLEATSAPVTIDDMVLQVSASLGVTVYPQDNADAEQLMRHADQAMYQAKQTGKNCYHLFDVDHDVAVKTRHESLEHIRHALERSEFVLYYQPKVNMRTGEVIGAEALVRWQHPERGLLAPAVFLPIIENHSIIVELGEWVIDSALAQIAEWNIAGLDVEVSVNIGARQLLYGNFESRLAELLAGHPGVRPKNLVLEILETSALQDITQVSRFMHACRDMGICFALDDFGTGYSSLTYLKHLPADIVKIDQSFVRDMIDYPDDRTIVQGVIELAKAFRRSVIAEGVETIMHGEVLLSLGCDQAQGYAIAHPMPAAEIPGWIASWRPDAAWTANAA; from the coding sequence GTGGGCAGTGAACAAGACTATCCGCCTTTCTCCACCGGCATGACCGATGAAACCGCCGGCGGGTTTACCGTTGACTTATGGAAATCCGTGGCGGCAGAAGTCGGCTTGAAATACTCGATTCACGTGCGTCCTTTCCGTCAAATACTTAAGGAGTTCAAAGAGGGAAAGGTCGACGTGTTGATCAACCTTGCCCGTTCCAGGGAGCGCAGTCTCTTTGCCGATTTCACCGTACCTCACGTCATAGTGCACGGCGCCATCTTTGTTCGCAAGGGCGAAACGGGTATTCGTTCTGAGAAAGATTTTGCCGGAAAGTCCCTCATTGTGTTGAACGCCGACCTGGCGCATGACTATGCTGTAAGCAAAGGTTGGGGAAAACAACTGATATTGGTGGATACCTCCGCAGAAGGGATGAATTTGCTGGCATCGGGCAAGCATGATGCCATGTTGCTGAGCAAACTGGCCGGACAGCAGACACTGCAAGCCTTGAAGCTGACCAACGTCGAACCGCTGAAGGTCAAAGCGGGGTTTTCACAGAAATTCGCCTTTGCCGTACCGAAAGGACAATCCGAGTTGTTGGCTTTGATCAACGAAGGACTGGCGCTGACCAAAGCTAACGGAAGATACAACGAACTGTACGATAAGTGGTTCGGCGTTTACGAGCACAAAGAAGACGGACTGAGCGATCTGCTGGGCTATCTTCTGCCTTTGACCGGTATGTTTCTGACCATTACCGGATATTTATATTATCGGCGGCAACTTTTGTTCACCGACATTACTCAAATGAGAGAACATCAGGAACAGCTTGAACAATTCGCCCATTATGATGCCTTGACCGCTCTGCCCAATCGCGTGCTGTTGGCCGACCGCCTACAGCAGGCCATGATTCGGAACATGCGTAACAATACGTCGCTGGCGGTGGTTTTTTTGGATCTGGACGGTTTTAAGCAGGTCAACGACAAGCACGGCCATAATCTGGGCGACCAACTGCTGGTTGCCCTCACGCATCGCATGAAGGACGCGCTGCGGGAAGGCGATACGCTGGCCCGCTTCGGCGGTGACGAATTCGTCGCGGTGTTGGTCGATTTGGAACGACCGCAGGATTGTCAACCGGTGCTGTCGCGTCTGCTGGAAGCAACGTCTGCCCCGGTAACAATTGACGATATGGTGCTGCAGGTTTCGGCCAGCCTGGGCGTCACCGTCTATCCCCAGGACAACGCGGATGCCGAGCAACTCATGCGCCATGCCGACCAGGCCATGTACCAGGCCAAACAAACCGGCAAGAATTGCTACCATTTGTTCGACGTCGATCACGATGTCGCGGTAAAGACACGGCATGAGAGTCTGGAACACATCCGCCACGCGCTTGAACGGAGCGAATTCGTGCTTTATTACCAACCCAAGGTGAACATGAGAACCGGCGAGGTGATCGGTGCCGAAGCTTTAGTTCGCTGGCAACATCCCGAGCGTGGCTTGCTGGCTCCTGCGGTCTTTCTGCCCATTATCGAGAATCACTCAATTATCGTGGAACTGGGTGAATGGGTGATTGATTCGGCACTGGCTCAGATAGCAGAATGGAATATCGCGGGGCTGGACGTTGAGGTCAGCGTCAACATTGGCGCTCGTCAGTTGTTGTACGGCAATTTCGAGTCCCGCCTTGCCGAGCTACTGGCCGGACATCCGGGTGTTCGGCCGAAAAATCTGGTATTGGAAATTCTGGAAACCAGCGCGTTGCAGGATATTACCCAGGTATCCAGATTCATGCACGCTTGCCGGGACATGGGCATATGTTTTGCCCTGGATGATTTCGGCACCGGTTATTCTTCGTTGACTTATCTCAAGCACCTGCCTGCCGACATAGTCAAAATCGATCAAAGCTTCGTACGGGACATGATCGATTACCCCGACGATCGAACCATCGTCCAGGGTGTAATAGAACTGGCCAAGGCATTCCGTCGGTCCGTGATCGCCGAAGGCGTGGAAACGATCATGCACGGAGAGGTATTGCTGTCTCTGGGATGCGACCAGGCGCAAGGCTACGCTATCGCTCATCCGATGCCGGCGGCGGAAATCCCCGGATGGATAGCCAGTTGGCGCCCCGATGCAGCCTGGACGGCTAATGCCGCTTAG
- a CDS encoding diguanylate cyclase domain-containing protein has translation MKSHYFSRGKLTIHLITLFFSIGLSSVTHAEARNVHVPQEKTTQGIKLTAREKSWLAAHKTIRIAFDSSLPPYSFVNDMGQFEGIAVDILAAVGKNLGIQFQPHPSTNWNALYKAAAKQKIDVVATMVNRPERSFWFDFTKPYIKKSLVIVTNKNKPSVNDRSDLAGKKVALRKGYQYGYEVIKEFPSIKPYFVDTMLEGIKLVDQQKIDAAIVFMATANYLQEKYQVDNVKLADFYDRNSTDESIAVRKDWPILATILQKGLDSISEKQMNAIYAKWVTPAKQPEPVPPPKPILEPVKPAADNDVSWYSPNSSQIFLLILLLLLIKVRQQNKKIQLANVEAENANLIVKQLQSDLERLILSRSAELTSNENTFRSLIESQSSEYFFYKYDCEGAFTYVSPSVTHILGYTPEEFMLHYRDYLTDDPANLKVNEYMEDCTQGIPNPPYQIEVYDSQRRVHWLEVNDSPIYDDYGMCIGVDGVMHEITARKEAADHLIWLSYYDELTGLANRRLFMDRLQQSINLTLRKNLSFALLFLDLDRFKSINDTMGHTAGDEILKEASRRLLTALRDSDVAARFGGDEFALLLPETNKEASVLVAKKIINTLRDTFILGEQLINLGVSIGIAVYPDDGKNCEALIKRADSAMYHAKKKSLGFSFVPSGAR, from the coding sequence ATGAAGTCGCATTATTTTTCCCGCGGCAAATTAACGATCCATTTGATTACGTTGTTTTTTTCAATTGGCTTATCCAGTGTGACCCATGCTGAAGCGAGGAACGTCCATGTCCCTCAGGAAAAAACGACGCAAGGTATCAAGTTGACTGCCAGGGAAAAATCCTGGCTGGCCGCCCATAAAACCATCCGGATTGCTTTCGACAGTTCGTTGCCGCCGTACAGTTTTGTCAACGATATGGGCCAATTTGAAGGCATCGCCGTCGATATTCTTGCCGCCGTCGGCAAAAATCTCGGCATTCAATTTCAACCCCATCCGAGCACCAACTGGAACGCGCTCTACAAAGCGGCGGCAAAACAGAAAATCGACGTGGTCGCCACCATGGTCAACCGGCCGGAACGCAGTTTCTGGTTCGACTTTACCAAACCGTACATCAAAAAATCCCTGGTCATCGTCACCAATAAAAACAAACCTTCGGTAAACGACCGCTCCGACCTGGCCGGTAAAAAAGTCGCCTTAAGAAAGGGTTATCAATACGGCTATGAAGTGATCAAGGAATTTCCGTCGATCAAGCCTTATTTTGTCGACACCATGTTGGAAGGGATCAAATTGGTCGATCAACAAAAAATCGATGCCGCCATCGTGTTTATGGCCACGGCCAATTATCTACAGGAAAAATATCAGGTCGATAACGTCAAACTGGCCGATTTTTACGATCGAAACAGCACCGACGAAAGCATCGCGGTCCGCAAAGACTGGCCCATCCTGGCGACCATTCTGCAGAAAGGACTGGATTCGATCAGTGAGAAACAAATGAACGCCATTTATGCCAAGTGGGTGACGCCGGCCAAACAACCGGAGCCCGTACCGCCGCCCAAGCCGATCCTGGAACCGGTAAAACCTGCGGCGGATAATGACGTCTCCTGGTATTCTCCCAATTCTTCCCAGATTTTCCTGCTGATTTTATTGTTATTACTGATCAAGGTCCGGCAGCAAAACAAGAAAATTCAACTGGCGAACGTCGAAGCTGAAAACGCCAATCTGATCGTCAAGCAGTTGCAAAGCGATCTTGAGCGTCTGATATTGAGCCGCAGCGCCGAATTGACTTCCAACGAGAATACGTTCCGCAGCCTGATCGAGAGCCAGAGCAGCGAATATTTTTTCTATAAATACGATTGCGAAGGCGCATTTACTTATGTCAGTCCGTCGGTTACCCACATCCTCGGCTACACTCCGGAAGAGTTCATGCTCCATTACCGGGACTATCTGACCGACGATCCGGCCAATCTCAAGGTCAACGAATATATGGAAGATTGCACCCAGGGCATTCCGAATCCACCCTATCAAATAGAAGTATATGATTCCCAACGGCGCGTCCACTGGCTGGAGGTAAACGATTCACCGATTTACGACGATTACGGCATGTGCATTGGCGTGGACGGCGTCATGCATGAAATCACGGCCCGCAAGGAAGCGGCCGATCATTTGATCTGGTTGTCCTATTACGACGAACTGACCGGGCTGGCCAATCGGCGGCTGTTCATGGATCGCCTGCAACAATCGATTAATCTCACCTTGCGGAAAAACCTCTCCTTTGCCCTGCTTTTTCTCGATCTGGACCGGTTCAAAAGCATCAACGACACGATGGGTCACACGGCGGGGGACGAGATTCTTAAGGAAGCGTCAAGAAGGCTGCTGACGGCGCTTAGGGACTCCGACGTCGCGGCGCGTTTCGGCGGCGACGAGTTTGCCCTGTTACTGCCCGAAACCAACAAGGAGGCCTCCGTGCTGGTCGCCAAGAAGATCATCAATACGCTCAGGGATACTTTCATATTGGGTGAACAACTGATCAATCTGGGCGTCAGCATCGGCATCGCCGTTTATCCCGATGACGGCAAGAACTGCGAAGCCCTCATCAAAAGAGCCGATTCGGCAATGTATCATGCCAAGAAGAAAAGCTTGGGATTTTCGTTCGTGCCGAGCGGCGCCCGATAG
- a CDS encoding fatty acid desaturase, with protein sequence MSHLLCLILPVSTCLFLANGPHDIPGALAWTIPFWIVLLLDWRGPKAVHPAKAARSSLFYDGILYGLCLLQLANIWLMLDYVGKLPWHSVHDIGTGLINLIILRFMVGTSSGTSGIVVAHELIHRSAWVMQQLGRLLLCTVCYDHFFITHKQGHHPSLGMSDDIATARLGESFNDYWRRVYFGYFRFAWQSERSRLAAEALTGPLKLLRNRVLQGVAIELLLIALILTLLGWLPVLMFLYQALAAVRILEAVNYFQHWGLNEGRFGHSFGWVTDSWMTRYALIGLSNHIGHHENENRHFHEIAYSNQGPRLPYGYFVMNLWVKLNNASFRRMALNQLRLFRHSQLSSSR encoded by the coding sequence TTGAGCCATTTGCTTTGCCTTATATTGCCGGTCAGCACCTGTCTTTTTTTGGCGAACGGCCCGCACGACATACCCGGCGCCCTGGCCTGGACGATACCTTTCTGGATCGTACTGCTGCTGGACTGGCGCGGGCCCAAAGCCGTCCATCCGGCGAAAGCGGCGCGTTCGTCCCTGTTTTATGACGGCATTCTTTACGGCCTGTGCCTATTGCAACTTGCCAACATTTGGCTCATGCTCGACTATGTCGGCAAATTGCCGTGGCATTCTGTTCACGATATCGGAACCGGCTTGATCAATTTAATCATTCTCAGATTCATGGTGGGGACCAGTTCGGGCACGTCGGGCATCGTGGTCGCCCATGAATTGATTCATCGTTCCGCCTGGGTCATGCAGCAATTGGGACGCTTATTGTTATGCACGGTCTGTTACGATCATTTCTTTATCACGCACAAGCAGGGCCATCATCCGAGCCTGGGCATGTCGGACGATATCGCTACCGCGCGGCTCGGCGAAAGTTTCAACGATTATTGGCGCAGGGTTTATTTCGGCTATTTCCGTTTTGCCTGGCAATCGGAACGAAGCCGGCTGGCCGCCGAAGCCTTGACCGGCCCGCTCAAATTGCTCCGGAACCGGGTATTGCAAGGCGTGGCGATTGAACTGCTTCTGATCGCGCTGATTCTGACGCTTCTGGGCTGGCTTCCCGTCCTGATGTTTCTTTACCAGGCCCTGGCGGCGGTCCGCATCCTGGAAGCCGTCAATTATTTCCAGCATTGGGGCCTGAACGAAGGCCGGTTCGGCCATAGCTTCGGCTGGGTCACCGATTCGTGGATGACCCGCTACGCCCTCATCGGCTTGTCGAACCACATCGGCCATCATGAAAATGAAAACCGGCATTTCCATGAAATCGCCTATTCGAACCAGGGTCCCAGGCTTCCCTATGGTTATTTTGTCATGAATCTTTGGGTAAAATTAAACAATGCGTCTTTCCGGCGGATGGCTTTGAACCAATTGCGGCTATTCCGGCATTCACAATTATCTTCCAGCCGCTAA
- a CDS encoding iron-containing redox enzyme family protein, translating into MTTEQPHPFAPSLRPVFSRDAYRAAEPYRLLDGRELFHTLMHVSEHEAVYPAVYDFIRQHLAAAGAEETGPISDSGCPDAVLTESAALPRPAKVPPLTEEAFNNCILQLSPVVLTEPGWLHSISQAATSQNPLTVDLMAVHLKLARPETGKNLFLGLLLATGQALLPLTSRAFAQQEAIGGCLFELACLQRALACFPRVFFPEILGFTLAYCRSPDLLENFRPENGNPNLDRFLEIRRSRKHSVIPDLNQIIGGYVHAFNDQGADLWHRIRSGFRLYRVQAERCRQHLLQQALNPPSFGRQWAMLLEKKAAAAAGHHGRVKVGGRSLNDWFAESPFDAVGFLSELTKSPYIDKANPSASPLLKLFDFNGRMFGVLTQDERKILENWLISEKAEIPPACPASGRAEPEILASAEPTGPVIDFSKLGNRELYYHLVNDELYPEVAATARSKVRKVLRSADRFSRVPFKSYTHQALDELIDTLYRQETERYRPLGSTPKLSREAYLWGIEQFAPAILADGCWLQSVSRLQFGSNPALAALLCKIYEDEAGNGKLEQNHPFIYRQLLNSVGLDLPPIASREFVDYPGFIDSAFDLPVYLLAIARFPCTFLPELLGLNMAIELSGLGNVYLRLSEELAYWGLNPAIVDVHTSIDNVASGHAFLAKEAIQLYLDDVIAVSGMEAADYHWRRIYTGYCSLQSVCRGFKFALVWCYLLKRFRT; encoded by the coding sequence GTGACGACTGAGCAGCCTCATCCTTTCGCGCCGTCCCTGCGGCCGGTTTTTTCCCGAGACGCTTACCGCGCCGCGGAGCCATACCGGCTGCTGGACGGTAGGGAACTTTTTCATACGCTGATGCACGTCAGCGAGCATGAGGCCGTTTATCCGGCCGTTTACGACTTTATTCGGCAGCATCTGGCGGCCGCCGGCGCTGAGGAAACCGGCCCGATCTCCGATTCAGGCTGCCCCGATGCGGTTTTAACCGAATCCGCCGCCCTGCCCCGGCCGGCGAAAGTTCCGCCGTTGACCGAGGAAGCATTCAACAACTGTATCCTGCAACTGTCGCCGGTCGTTTTAACCGAGCCGGGCTGGCTGCATTCGATCTCTCAGGCCGCCACCAGCCAGAATCCTCTGACCGTCGATCTGATGGCCGTCCATTTGAAATTGGCCCGCCCGGAAACCGGTAAAAATTTATTCCTTGGCCTTTTGCTGGCAACGGGGCAGGCATTGCTCCCATTAACCAGCCGGGCCTTCGCACAGCAGGAAGCCATCGGCGGCTGCCTGTTCGAGCTGGCCTGCCTGCAACGGGCTCTGGCCTGTTTCCCGCGCGTGTTTTTTCCGGAAATCCTCGGTTTCACCCTGGCTTATTGCCGATCTCCCGATCTTCTGGAAAATTTTCGACCGGAAAACGGCAACCCAAACCTGGACCGTTTCCTGGAAATTCGCCGAAGCCGAAAGCATTCGGTCATTCCCGATCTCAACCAAATTATCGGCGGCTATGTGCATGCGTTCAACGATCAGGGCGCCGATTTATGGCACCGGATCCGCTCGGGCTTCCGCCTGTACCGGGTGCAAGCCGAACGCTGCCGGCAGCACCTGCTGCAACAGGCGTTGAATCCGCCCTCGTTCGGCCGGCAATGGGCAATGCTGCTCGAAAAGAAAGCGGCCGCGGCGGCCGGCCATCATGGCCGGGTTAAAGTGGGAGGGCGATCTTTGAACGACTGGTTCGCCGAATCGCCGTTCGATGCCGTCGGCTTTTTGTCCGAATTGACGAAGTCGCCTTACATTGACAAGGCAAACCCTTCGGCAAGCCCCTTGCTGAAACTGTTCGATTTCAATGGGCGGATGTTCGGCGTCCTGACTCAGGATGAAAGAAAAATTCTAGAAAACTGGCTGATTTCGGAAAAAGCCGAAATTCCACCGGCCTGCCCTGCTTCCGGGCGGGCAGAGCCGGAAATTCTGGCCTCGGCGGAACCCACCGGCCCGGTGATCGATTTTTCGAAACTCGGCAATCGGGAACTGTATTACCATCTGGTCAACGACGAACTGTACCCCGAGGTGGCGGCCACAGCCCGTAGCAAAGTTCGAAAAGTGCTGCGCTCTGCTGACCGGTTCAGCCGAGTGCCGTTTAAATCTTATACGCATCAGGCCTTGGACGAGCTGATCGATACCCTTTACCGACAGGAGACCGAACGCTACCGGCCGCTCGGCTCGACTCCCAAATTGTCCAGGGAAGCTTATTTGTGGGGCATCGAACAGTTCGCTCCGGCGATTCTGGCCGACGGCTGCTGGCTTCAATCGGTAAGCCGGCTCCAATTCGGCTCGAACCCGGCCCTGGCCGCCTTGCTGTGCAAAATTTATGAAGACGAAGCCGGCAACGGCAAGCTCGAACAAAACCATCCTTTCATCTATCGGCAATTGCTGAATAGCGTCGGCCTTGACCTGCCGCCGATCGCCAGCCGGGAATTTGTCGATTATCCGGGATTTATCGACAGCGCCTTCGATCTGCCGGTGTATCTCCTGGCGATCGCCAGATTTCCCTGCACGTTTTTGCCCGAGCTGCTGGGCTTGAACATGGCGATCGAATTGAGCGGTCTGGGCAACGTTTATTTGCGTCTGTCCGAAGAACTGGCTTATTGGGGCCTCAATCCCGCCATCGTCGACGTCCACACGTCGATCGACAACGTTGCGTCGGGCCACGCCTTTCTGGCAAAAGAAGCGATTCAGCTTTACCTGGACGACGTCATCGCCGTGTCGGGGATGGAAGCAGCCGATTACCACTGGCGGAGAATCTACACGGGCTATTGTTCATTGCAATCTGTCTGCAGAGGGTTTAAATTTGCACTGGTCTGGTGCTATTTATTAAAACGATTCAGAACATGA
- a CDS encoding carbamoyltransferase family protein, which produces MRKYHIGLSVTYHDSALAVIDDQGEVLFAEATERYLQNKRALNCEPDQLFRVPELLARFCPDAGEFVIAINWRKKRPFYESAMSGLSFLSAPGLLKDGIKRLRSPLPNYQIHHMMACQRNSIAGAGLNLARTIREKYPDCRITFADYDHHLTHAATACYGSPFEEAACAVIDSWGERGAMAFYRYKNRRLERLYEAKGPGTASLGLYYMKITELCGFDWLKGEEWKVMGLAPYGQLNPEFYDLLRATVSVRGFDCRYVSSRLFDRLDRYRRDRQDPIERTADIAYTGQYFFAETVSRLLCHLHEVTGSENLALAGGCALNSSHNGNITRLTPFRRLHVPSAPADDGCALGAAWLSYHAGHPERSHRPKLLTPYTGSAIDEESIARLVKFNRSLPVEHLPDSICERTASLLARGKLVGWIQGRAEFGPRALGNRSILADPRSAETQDLINEQIKFRETFRPFAPSILHEFGSRYFENYQESPYMDKTLKIRPEMRERIAAVCHVDGTGRLQTVKEEWNPRFYRLLKHFHRLTDVPVLLNTSFNVMGKPLVHTLEDALAVFLTTGLDALVINDYLIGKVRDD; this is translated from the coding sequence ATGAGAAAATACCATATAGGCCTGTCGGTCACCTATCACGACTCTGCGTTGGCCGTGATCGACGATCAGGGCGAAGTCTTGTTTGCCGAAGCGACCGAACGTTATTTGCAGAACAAACGGGCGTTGAATTGCGAACCCGACCAGTTGTTTCGCGTGCCGGAATTGCTGGCCCGGTTTTGTCCGGATGCGGGCGAATTCGTCATTGCAATCAATTGGCGAAAAAAACGCCCTTTTTACGAATCGGCCATGTCCGGGCTGAGTTTCCTGTCCGCGCCGGGTTTACTCAAAGACGGCATCAAAAGGCTGCGTTCGCCTTTGCCCAATTACCAGATCCATCACATGATGGCCTGCCAAAGGAACAGTATCGCCGGTGCCGGACTCAATCTGGCGCGCACGATTCGGGAAAAATACCCGGATTGCCGAATTACGTTCGCCGACTACGATCATCATCTGACTCATGCCGCCACCGCCTGTTACGGCAGCCCGTTCGAGGAGGCCGCCTGCGCCGTGATCGATTCCTGGGGCGAACGGGGCGCCATGGCTTTCTACCGCTATAAAAACCGGCGTCTGGAACGCCTGTACGAGGCCAAGGGTCCAGGAACCGCCAGTCTGGGCCTGTATTATATGAAGATCACCGAGCTGTGCGGCTTCGACTGGCTCAAAGGCGAAGAATGGAAAGTGATGGGGCTGGCTCCCTACGGTCAATTGAATCCGGAATTCTACGACCTGCTCCGCGCTACGGTATCGGTCCGGGGCTTCGATTGCCGATACGTCTCTTCGCGGTTGTTCGATCGACTGGACCGGTATCGGCGCGACCGGCAAGACCCGATCGAGCGAACCGCCGATATCGCCTACACCGGCCAGTATTTTTTCGCGGAAACGGTATCGAGGCTGTTGTGCCATCTGCATGAAGTCACCGGCAGCGAAAATCTCGCTCTGGCCGGCGGCTGCGCGCTCAATTCCTCGCATAACGGCAATATTACCCGGCTGACGCCGTTCCGTCGGCTGCACGTCCCTTCCGCCCCGGCGGACGACGGTTGTGCGCTGGGCGCGGCCTGGCTGTCGTATCATGCCGGACATCCGGAGCGCAGCCACCGGCCCAAACTCCTGACGCCTTACACCGGCAGCGCTATCGACGAAGAATCGATCGCCAGACTGGTCAAATTCAACCGCTCCCTGCCCGTCGAGCACCTGCCCGACAGCATTTGCGAACGCACGGCGAGCCTTCTGGCCCGCGGCAAACTGGTCGGCTGGATCCAGGGCCGGGCCGAATTCGGCCCTCGTGCGCTCGGCAATCGATCGATTCTGGCCGATCCAAGATCGGCCGAGACTCAGGATCTGATCAACGAACAAATCAAATTCAGGGAAACTTTTCGCCCTTTCGCTCCCTCCATTCTGCATGAGTTCGGCTCCCGGTATTTCGAAAATTACCAGGAATCGCCCTATATGGACAAAACGTTGAAAATCCGCCCGGAAATGCGGGAGCGGATCGCCGCGGTATGCCACGTCGACGGCACCGGCCGCCTGCAAACGGTAAAGGAAGAATGGAATCCCCGGTTTTACCGTTTATTGAAACATTTTCACCGCTTGACCGATGTCCCTGTATTATTGAATACCAGTTTTAATGTAATGGGCAAACCGCTGGTGCATACCCTGGAAGATGCGCTGGCGGTGTTTTTGACCACCGGGCTCGATGCGCTGGTGATTAACGATTATCTGATCGGCAAAGTGCGTGACGACTGA
- a CDS encoding flavin monoamine oxidase family protein, whose translation MKAAEYDLAVVGGGVAGLYCAMHAPPEWKVALFEGSHRFGGKLETVAMHGFDAEYGAMRFDPVRQVRLGQLIRELGVETQPFPEYLSPPAQQFHSRHPVEDAERGLSSLGLYKLAIQRVLDKSETELMALSEDDLEAIRREGVFLGRPLWEQGLWNVLGRVISPHALRFIIADGSFFHFIHENPSAAAWLITWVKMLQMSPHLRAIRHGMNALTDAMLARIRQQGADLHRAHMLVSIESHDRERIRLHFSEKPPCMAKHVVLALPEHSLSRIAGLPMTIRALFGSVLDIPLLKCFFVVQDPWWEENIPHQDLAQLPARELHYQKADGKGLIMVYADRPYMNFWTQYLRKGYETRAEIDGDKHLPQAFAHFMNIDPKRILNYGIRHWGIEPYGAACHLWKPGIRSWDIQEKVAAFALERHGPRNVHICGEAFSDYQGFIEGALRTAREAVEKMTAG comes from the coding sequence ATGAAAGCAGCGGAATACGATTTGGCGGTCGTGGGAGGCGGCGTCGCAGGGTTGTACTGTGCGATGCATGCGCCGCCCGAGTGGAAAGTGGCCCTGTTCGAAGGCAGCCATCGCTTCGGAGGCAAACTGGAAACCGTCGCCATGCACGGCTTCGACGCCGAATACGGCGCCATGCGTTTCGATCCCGTCCGGCAAGTCCGGCTCGGGCAATTGATCCGAGAACTGGGAGTTGAAACGCAACCTTTTCCCGAATATCTGAGTCCGCCGGCTCAGCAGTTTCACAGCCGCCATCCCGTGGAAGATGCCGAACGCGGTCTATCCAGCCTCGGCTTGTACAAACTGGCAATACAGCGGGTTCTGGACAAATCGGAAACGGAGCTGATGGCGCTTAGCGAAGACGATCTCGAAGCGATCCGCCGTGAAGGCGTCTTTCTCGGACGCCCGCTCTGGGAACAAGGTCTATGGAACGTGCTCGGCAGGGTCATCAGCCCTCATGCCTTGCGCTTTATTATCGCAGACGGGAGCTTTTTTCATTTCATCCATGAAAACCCCAGCGCCGCCGCCTGGCTGATCACCTGGGTCAAGATGCTGCAGATGAGTCCGCACCTCAGAGCGATACGCCACGGCATGAACGCCTTGACCGACGCGATGCTGGCGCGAATTCGGCAGCAGGGCGCCGATCTTCACCGCGCGCACATGCTGGTTTCGATCGAAAGCCACGACCGGGAGCGGATTCGGCTGCATTTTTCGGAAAAACCGCCCTGCATGGCCAAACACGTGGTTTTGGCGCTGCCGGAACACAGCCTGTCCCGCATCGCCGGATTGCCGATGACGATCCGGGCGCTCTTCGGTTCGGTTCTGGACATCCCCTTGCTGAAATGTTTTTTCGTCGTCCAGGACCCGTGGTGGGAAGAAAATATTCCTCATCAGGATTTGGCGCAATTACCGGCGCGGGAGCTGCATTATCAGAAAGCGGACGGCAAGGGTCTGATCATGGTGTACGCCGACCGGCCTTATATGAATTTCTGGACTCAATATCTGCGCAAAGGCTATGAGACGCGGGCCGAGATCGACGGGGACAAACATCTGCCGCAAGCATTCGCTCATTTCATGAACATCGATCCGAAACGCATTCTCAATTACGGCATTCGCCACTGGGGCATCGAACCTTACGGAGCGGCCTGCCATCTCTGGAAACCGGGAATCCGGTCCTGGGACATTCAGGAAAAAGTCGCCGCGTTCGCGCTGGAGCGGCACGGCCCCCGCAACGTTCATATCTGCGGCGAAGCCTTTTCGGATTACCAGGGCTTCATCGAAGGCGCCCTGCGCACGGCCCGGGAAGCGGTTGAGAAAATGACCGCTGGCTAA